A window of Dickeya zeae NCPPB 2538 contains these coding sequences:
- the gndA gene encoding NADP-dependent phosphogluconate dehydrogenase, whose protein sequence is MSKQQIGVVGMAVMGRNLALNIESRGYTVSVFNRSSDKTDEVIAENPGKKLVPCYTVEEFVESLEKPRRILLMVKAGEATDKTIESLKPYLEKGDILIDGGNTFYKDTIRRNRELSAEGFNFIGTGVSGGEEGALKGPSIMPGGQKEAYELVAPILQQIAARAEGEPCVTYIGADGAGHYVKMVHNGIEYGDMQLIAEAYALLKQALGLSNDELASTFAEWNKGELSSYLIEITADIFTKKDEEGKYLVDVILDEAANKGTGKWTSQSSLDLGEPLSLITESVFARYLSSLKNQRVAASKVLSGPVAQAFNGDKAGFVEKVRRALYLGKIVSYAQGFSQLKAASDENNWSLNYGEIAKIFRAGCIIRAQFLQKITDAYAENADIANLLLAPYFRQVADDYQQALRDVVSYAVQQGIPTPTFSAAIAYYDSYRSEVLPANLIQAQRDYFGAHTYKRIDKEGVFHTEWLE, encoded by the coding sequence ATGTCCAAACAGCAAATTGGCGTTGTCGGTATGGCGGTCATGGGGCGCAATCTGGCGCTTAACATTGAAAGCCGGGGTTATACCGTTTCCGTCTTTAACCGTTCCTCAGACAAAACGGACGAAGTGATTGCCGAGAACCCAGGTAAAAAACTGGTACCGTGCTACACCGTCGAAGAGTTTGTTGAATCTCTGGAAAAACCGCGCCGTATCCTGTTGATGGTTAAAGCAGGTGAAGCGACGGATAAAACCATTGAATCACTGAAACCGTATCTGGAAAAAGGCGACATCCTGATCGATGGCGGCAACACCTTCTATAAAGACACTATCCGCCGTAACCGTGAGCTGTCTGCCGAAGGGTTTAACTTCATCGGCACCGGCGTGTCTGGTGGTGAGGAAGGCGCGCTGAAGGGCCCGTCCATTATGCCTGGCGGCCAGAAAGAAGCCTATGAACTGGTCGCGCCGATTCTGCAGCAGATTGCTGCCCGTGCCGAAGGCGAGCCTTGCGTGACCTATATTGGCGCTGACGGTGCCGGTCATTATGTGAAAATGGTGCACAACGGCATCGAATACGGTGACATGCAGTTGATTGCGGAAGCCTATGCATTGCTGAAACAGGCGCTTGGGCTTTCCAATGACGAGCTGGCAAGCACCTTTGCTGAGTGGAACAAAGGTGAACTGAGCAGCTACCTGATTGAGATAACCGCCGATATCTTCACCAAGAAAGACGAAGAAGGTAAATACCTGGTCGATGTGATTCTCGATGAAGCGGCCAACAAAGGTACCGGTAAGTGGACCAGCCAGAGCTCGCTGGATCTGGGTGAACCGTTGTCTCTGATTACCGAATCGGTGTTTGCTCGTTACCTGTCTTCGCTGAAAAACCAGCGTGTGGCTGCCTCTAAGGTGCTGAGTGGCCCGGTAGCGCAGGCGTTCAATGGCGACAAAGCCGGGTTTGTGGAAAAAGTGCGTCGTGCGCTGTATCTGGGGAAAATCGTTTCCTACGCGCAGGGTTTCTCTCAGTTGAAAGCGGCTTCTGACGAAAACAACTGGAGCCTGAACTACGGTGAAATCGCCAAGATCTTCCGTGCCGGTTGTATTATTCGCGCCCAGTTCTTGCAGAAGATCACCGATGCTTATGCCGAAAACGCCGATATCGCCAATTTGCTGCTGGCACCGTACTTCCGCCAGGTCGCCGACGACTATCAGCAGGCGCTGCGTGATGTGGTGTCTTATGCTGTACAGCAGGGTATCCCGACCCCGACCTTCTCTGCGGCAATCGCTTATTATGATAGCTATCGTTCTGAAGTATTACCGGCTAACCTGATTCAGGCTCAGCGCGATTATTTCGGTGCGCATACTTATAAACGTATTGATAAAGAAGGCGTATTCCATACCGAATGGTTGGAATAA
- a CDS encoding sugar phosphate nucleotidyltransferase — MTALKAIIPVAGLGMNLLPVTKAIPKEMLPLVDRPVIEKIVNECVNAGIKEIVLVTHASKNAIENHFDTSFELESMLEERAKRQLLAEVKSICPPGVTIMNVRQGQTLGLGHAVSCAHPIVGNAPFVVVLPDVVMDDSSADQSKDNLALLISRFEETGHSQVLVKHRPYEVLPEYSIVECEKPLNQAGDASAITSMIEKPELAPVEGSDLSAVGRYVLTAEAWPILENIVAGAWGRIQLTDAIAELIKTQQVDAVQMTGRSFNCGRKMGYVQAFVSYGLRNPELGDAFKTKIKALLEKY; from the coding sequence ATGACAGCATTAAAAGCGATTATCCCCGTTGCCGGCTTAGGGATGAACTTGTTGCCGGTTACCAAAGCGATTCCGAAAGAGATGCTTCCGCTGGTTGACCGGCCGGTAATCGAAAAGATTGTCAACGAATGCGTTAATGCGGGCATTAAAGAGATTGTGCTGGTCACGCACGCCTCTAAAAACGCCATTGAAAACCATTTTGATACCTCTTTCGAGCTGGAGTCGATGCTGGAAGAGCGCGCCAAACGACAGTTGCTGGCGGAAGTTAAGTCCATTTGCCCGCCGGGCGTGACTATCATGAACGTGCGCCAGGGGCAGACGTTGGGGCTGGGGCACGCGGTGTCCTGCGCTCACCCGATTGTCGGCAACGCGCCGTTTGTCGTGGTGCTGCCGGATGTGGTGATGGACGACAGCTCCGCTGATCAGTCGAAAGACAATCTGGCGCTGCTGATTTCCCGTTTTGAAGAAACCGGCCACAGTCAGGTGCTGGTAAAACACCGCCCGTATGAAGTGTTGCCGGAATACTCCATCGTGGAATGCGAGAAGCCGCTGAATCAGGCGGGCGACGCGTCGGCGATCACCTCCATGATCGAGAAACCAGAACTGGCGCCGGTGGAAGGTTCGGACCTGTCCGCGGTTGGCCGTTATGTGCTGACGGCCGAAGCCTGGCCGATTCTGGAAAACATCGTGGCGGGCGCGTGGGGTCGTATCCAACTGACCGACGCTATCGCTGAGCTTATCAAAACCCAGCAGGTGGATGCGGTTCAGATGACGGGTCGTAGCTTCAACTGCGGCCGGAAGATGGGATACGTGCAGGCGTTTGTTTCCTACGGCCTGCGCAACCCAGAACTGGGTGATGCCTTTAAAACCAAAATCAAGGCGTTGCTGGAAAAATATTAA
- a CDS encoding YjbH domain-containing protein, with the protein MANHTMLKLRCLSLAIGSALGTSAQAADRDNNDAVNRSGYYQPAGVSQMDFGGVGLWQMPSARMADTGEFSASYRDNQEYRRYAISLQPLDWLEMTLRYTDIRTRPYSTSPSFSGHQTYKDKSFDVKARLWQESRWLPQVSLGLRDIAGTGLFDSEYLVASKRWGPFDFSLGMGWGNMAQSGNIVNPACRLSAGFCTRSASTETGQFAAKNFFHGPAALFAGLEYQTPWDPLRIKLEYDSNDYSKEAADQTRPASQHIKQDSPINVGLVYRATDWLDTSLSWERGNTLMWGFTLRTNFNHLRPQHPDDEPPVYLPSKNAAGGTDWRRVSQELDEQAGFSEPDIYTDGQQVTVVADQYKYNSDAQASRRAATVLANNLPESVAQYHIVTRSGPLTTASTRVDAAAFRQLESGDTPLGVDEPDPYHVEPLSEPRGQQVLHTTPPRFSYGIDPSLQQSFGGPESFYMYQLSANASADYRITDNWRLGGTLNINLLNNYDQFNFKSPPQDGAALPRVRTHIREYVTSSDVLLTNLQLSRYDHPARDWYTQVYGGYLEMMYAGVGGEVLYRPFGSNWAVGMDVNYVKQRDWDDPQRLRDYSVTTGHLTTYWSLPFVKGGLAKISVGRYLAGDKGITLDLSRRFDSGIVAGAFATVTNVSASEYGEGSFTKGIYFTIPFDLLFSSPTTRRGSIGWVPLTRDGGQMLDRRDVLYNMVDRE; encoded by the coding sequence ATGGCTAATCACACCATGTTGAAACTACGCTGCCTGTCACTGGCGATAGGTAGCGCATTGGGAACGTCGGCTCAGGCGGCGGATAGGGATAATAACGACGCAGTGAATCGTAGCGGTTATTACCAACCCGCTGGCGTGTCGCAGATGGATTTTGGTGGCGTGGGGTTATGGCAGATGCCGAGCGCGCGTATGGCGGACACCGGTGAGTTTAGCGCCAGCTACCGTGATAATCAGGAGTATCGTCGTTATGCCATTTCATTGCAGCCGCTCGACTGGCTGGAAATGACCCTACGCTATACCGATATTCGTACCCGACCTTACAGCACCTCGCCCTCGTTCAGCGGACATCAAACCTATAAAGACAAAAGTTTTGACGTCAAAGCGCGGCTATGGCAGGAAAGTCGTTGGTTGCCGCAGGTTTCTCTGGGGTTGAGGGATATCGCCGGGACCGGCCTGTTCGACAGCGAATATCTGGTGGCCAGTAAACGCTGGGGACCGTTCGATTTCTCACTGGGGATGGGCTGGGGCAATATGGCGCAGAGCGGTAATATCGTCAATCCCGCCTGTCGGTTGTCAGCGGGATTCTGTACCCGCTCCGCTTCCACCGAAACCGGGCAATTCGCGGCGAAGAATTTTTTCCACGGGCCAGCCGCGCTGTTCGCCGGGCTGGAATACCAGACTCCCTGGGACCCACTGCGCATCAAGCTGGAATACGACAGTAACGATTACAGTAAGGAGGCGGCTGATCAGACACGCCCCGCCTCACAGCATATCAAGCAGGATTCGCCGATTAACGTCGGCCTGGTGTATCGCGCTACCGATTGGCTGGATACCTCGCTGTCGTGGGAGCGTGGCAATACCCTGATGTGGGGTTTTACCTTGCGAACCAACTTTAATCATCTCAGGCCACAGCATCCGGATGATGAACCACCGGTCTATCTGCCATCGAAAAATGCAGCTGGCGGCACCGACTGGCGGCGTGTCTCGCAGGAACTGGATGAGCAGGCCGGTTTCAGCGAACCAGATATTTATACTGATGGTCAGCAGGTCACGGTGGTGGCGGATCAGTATAAATATAACAGTGATGCGCAGGCCAGCCGGCGGGCGGCAACGGTGCTGGCGAATAACCTGCCGGAGAGTGTGGCGCAGTATCATATCGTGACACGTAGCGGCCCACTGACCACCGCCAGCACTCGTGTGGATGCGGCGGCATTTCGTCAACTGGAATCCGGCGACACACCGCTCGGGGTAGATGAACCGGATCCCTATCACGTAGAACCCTTGTCAGAGCCGCGGGGCCAGCAGGTGTTGCATACCACACCGCCGCGTTTTTCCTACGGCATTGACCCGTCGTTGCAGCAGTCGTTTGGCGGCCCGGAATCGTTTTATATGTATCAGTTGTCCGCGAATGCCAGTGCGGATTACCGCATCACGGACAACTGGCGGCTGGGCGGTACGCTGAACATCAACCTGCTCAACAACTACGATCAATTCAATTTTAAATCGCCGCCGCAGGATGGCGCGGCGTTGCCCCGTGTTCGTACCCATATCCGTGAATATGTGACGTCGTCAGATGTTTTGCTGACCAATCTACAACTGTCTCGTTACGATCACCCCGCTCGCGACTGGTATACCCAGGTCTATGGCGGTTATCTGGAAATGATGTATGCCGGGGTAGGGGGCGAAGTGCTGTATCGACCATTTGGCAGCAACTGGGCGGTTGGGATGGATGTTAACTACGTTAAGCAACGTGACTGGGACGACCCGCAGCGGTTGAGGGATTACAGCGTCACCACCGGTCACCTCACCACCTACTGGTCGTTGCCGTTTGTCAAAGGCGGGTTGGCGAAAATCAGTGTCGGGCGTTATCTGGCGGGCGATAAAGGTATCACGCTGGATCTGTCGCGCCGCTTCGACAGTGGGATTGTGGCCGGTGCTTTTGCGACCGTCACCAATGTCAGCGCCAGTGAGTACGGCGAAGGCAGTTTCACCAAGGGCATCTACTTTACGATCCCGTTTGATCTGCTGTTTAGTTCGCCGACGACCCGCCGCGGCTCCATTGGCTGGGTTCCGCTCACCCGAGATGGCGGCCAGATGTTGGATAGACGTGATGTGCTGTACAACATGGTTGATAGGGAATAA
- a CDS encoding glycosyltransferase, with amino-acid sequence MLTLLHTHSIRMKKINKILMVCPTGFGTTKNGRDLAEAFISLGYDVQLVNSDCRPLVQSLTPKFLRNKLFSEQCRFYFNEYLLNQCARLRPDMVFAIKPVNVFAETVKTISNMGIMTCSYWIDDPLDFERAVVASAPFDIHFTNDRGSVANYARHGIKARHLPSAVNPTLFYPLKKATPRYSLSFVGTFGEYRRSILNQVVMPVHAFGPGWKKNTRADERIIPMPEVFGKKTNQVFNHSHINLNVHTWNGVGTAMNLRLFEVPAAGGFLLTDSVDEIGEYFTPGVNIETWHCVDELNDKIRFYQQNAAARERITTASREHVLKNHIYRQRCQQILADIAC; translated from the coding sequence TTGCTGACTTTATTACACACGCATAGCATTAGAATGAAAAAGATAAATAAAATCCTGATGGTCTGCCCGACAGGGTTTGGGACGACCAAAAATGGACGTGACTTGGCTGAAGCGTTCATTTCTCTGGGGTATGACGTTCAATTGGTGAACAGTGATTGTAGGCCATTGGTTCAGTCGCTAACGCCTAAATTTCTGCGTAATAAACTGTTTTCCGAACAGTGCCGCTTCTATTTTAATGAATACTTGCTGAATCAGTGCGCCAGACTGAGGCCGGACATGGTCTTTGCGATAAAGCCCGTCAATGTTTTTGCCGAGACGGTCAAGACCATTTCCAATATGGGTATTATGACCTGTAGTTACTGGATTGATGATCCGTTGGATTTCGAACGTGCGGTAGTGGCTTCGGCACCGTTTGATATTCATTTTACCAACGATCGTGGTTCGGTTGCTAATTATGCACGTCATGGCATTAAAGCCCGACATTTACCCTCTGCGGTTAACCCGACGCTGTTTTATCCGCTAAAGAAGGCCACACCGCGTTATTCCCTGAGCTTTGTCGGAACTTTTGGCGAGTACCGGCGAAGTATTCTTAACCAGGTTGTTATGCCGGTTCATGCTTTTGGACCAGGTTGGAAAAAAAACACCCGTGCGGATGAGAGGATTATTCCGATGCCGGAGGTGTTTGGTAAAAAAACCAATCAGGTATTTAATCACAGCCATATTAATCTGAATGTCCATACCTGGAATGGGGTGGGGACTGCCATGAACCTGCGGTTATTCGAAGTACCTGCGGCAGGGGGCTTTCTGTTGACGGATAGCGTGGATGAAATTGGTGAGTATTTTACCCCTGGTGTCAATATTGAGACCTGGCACTGTGTTGACGAGTTAAATGACAAAATTCGCTTTTATCAGCAAAACGCAGCCGCGCGGGAACGAATCACTACTGCATCCCGCGAGCACGTGCTGAAAAATCATATCTACCGGCAGCGTTGTCAACAAATTCTGGCTGATATTGCCTGTTGA
- a CDS encoding YjbF family lipoprotein codes for MFCCITGLTGCSQQISQLGRDFRLALWGREDVSMTPQQVAQLPYASAYLKVGKAPRAFVVLAFVDNQQLQWVTEDKNSVTTRFGRLVKTQGWGEDIRHVTELDSDPLSLGLLKPGTPKNWHTVMSWSQVLRGGYELQSVFENKGLETLTVMNTPVKAVRFDEQVTVPALGTHYTNQYWLDPASGQVIQSYQYMGPNMAQVQFTVLKPYSK; via the coding sequence ATGTTTTGCTGCATAACGGGGCTGACAGGGTGTTCTCAGCAAATCAGTCAACTTGGGCGGGACTTTCGGCTGGCGTTGTGGGGAAGGGAAGACGTAAGCATGACGCCACAACAGGTTGCACAACTTCCCTATGCCTCGGCATATCTGAAAGTAGGTAAGGCACCGCGTGCTTTTGTCGTACTGGCGTTTGTTGATAACCAGCAGTTGCAATGGGTGACGGAAGATAAAAACAGTGTGACGACGCGTTTTGGGCGACTGGTGAAAACGCAAGGCTGGGGAGAAGACATTCGGCATGTTACCGAACTGGACTCAGACCCGCTGAGCCTTGGGTTGCTCAAGCCCGGCACACCCAAAAACTGGCACACCGTGATGAGTTGGTCACAGGTGCTGCGTGGCGGCTATGAGCTGCAATCTGTATTCGAGAACAAAGGTCTGGAAACCCTGACCGTAATGAACACCCCTGTAAAGGCGGTGCGCTTTGATGAGCAGGTAACCGTTCCGGCACTGGGCACACATTACACCAACCAATACTGGCTGGATCCGGCCTCCGGGCAGGTCATCCAAAGCTATCAGTACATGGGGCCAAACATGGCTCAGGTTCAGTTCACCGTACTTAAGCCATACAGTAAATAG
- a CDS encoding capsule biosynthesis GfcC D2 domain-containing protein, whose amino-acid sequence MLSFNRLAALLLLVAGTSGAAQLTVKVANETLPAVELDDGTRLDQFYSRITFADNVNWQTALLTNERVTQQAKETGEKLQARLYQLQLAWQIDGDGDWAIAAWYMAQALKQVNAVGRIRASIAPDIIRLSQRKNRPLVGNYTLYLSPYRQQFFLFGLISTGIDIGTPNVFKDIDLKPGWSVEQYIGRRRFLPGGDNREGYLISGDGHWRKVPLATWNRQHHEPAAGETLFIGFDPSILPDGFSSLNAQIADYLANRIPH is encoded by the coding sequence ATGTTGTCATTCAATCGTCTGGCTGCCCTGTTACTGCTGGTGGCCGGAACATCAGGGGCAGCGCAGTTAACGGTCAAGGTTGCGAATGAAACGCTACCTGCCGTCGAGCTGGACGACGGCACGCGTCTGGATCAGTTCTATAGCCGGATAACGTTTGCGGACAATGTTAACTGGCAGACGGCATTACTCACCAATGAGCGTGTGACGCAGCAAGCCAAAGAAACGGGAGAGAAATTACAGGCCCGGCTCTATCAACTGCAACTGGCCTGGCAGATTGACGGTGATGGCGACTGGGCGATAGCCGCCTGGTATATGGCGCAGGCGCTAAAACAAGTGAACGCCGTTGGCCGCATTCGCGCCAGTATCGCGCCGGACATCATCCGGTTATCGCAGCGTAAGAATCGCCCGCTGGTGGGGAACTACACCCTCTATCTCTCGCCGTATCGGCAGCAGTTCTTCCTGTTTGGGTTAATCAGTACCGGCATTGATATCGGCACACCAAACGTGTTTAAGGACATCGACCTTAAGCCAGGCTGGTCGGTCGAGCAATACATTGGCAGGCGACGTTTCTTGCCGGGCGGTGATAACCGGGAAGGATATCTGATCTCGGGTGACGGACACTGGCGCAAGGTTCCACTGGCTACCTGGAATCGCCAGCACCATGAACCGGCGGCCGGAGAAACGCTGTTCATCGGTTTCGATCCTTCCATTTTGCCTGACGGCTTCTCTTCGCTGAATGCGCAGATTGCCGACTATCTTGCCAATCGGATTCCACACTAA